The Planctomycetota bacterium genomic sequence CACCCAGCGGCCGCTCGGCTTCAAATCGGCCAGGTAAGGAATCCGCTTGCTGACCGTGGCAAAGTCGTCGATGGCGAGCGGCACTTCGACGGCGCGGGCCATGGCGATCAGGTGCAACACCGCGTTGGTCGAACCTCCCAAGGCCATCACCACGACCATGGCGTTCTCGAACGCGGCTCGGGTCATGATGTCGCGCGGCTTGATGTCGCGCTCGAGCAGGGTGCGAATCGCTCGGCCGGCCCGCAGGCATTCGTCGAGCTTGCCCGGGTCTTCGGCCGGGATCGAGGCGCTGTACGGCAGCGCCATGCCCATCGCCTCGATGGCCGAGGCCATGGTGTTGGCCGTGTACATCCCGCCACACGCGCCCGCGCCCGGGCAGGCATGGCGAACCACGTCGGCGCGACGCGTTTCGTCGATCCGGCCGGCGATGTATTCGCCGTAACATTGGAAGGCCGAGACGATGTCGAGCGCTTCGCCCGTGGCGCCGTGCCCGGCGCGGATCGTCCCGCCATAGACCATCAGCGACGGCCGATTGACGCGCCCCATGGCGATCAGACAGCCGGGCATGTTCTTGTCGCAGCCCGGGATCGAAATGTTGCCGTCGTACCACTGGGCGTGCATGACGGTTTCGATCGAGTCGGCGATGATGTCGCGCGAGGGGAGCGAGTAGCTCATCCCGTCGGTTCCCATCGAGATGCCGTCGCTGACGCCGATGGTGTTGAACCGCATGCCGACCATGCCGGCCTCGACCACGCCGGCTTTGACCTGCTCGGAGAGCTTGTTGAGGTGCATGTTGCACGGGTTGCCCTCGTACCAGACGCTGGCAATGCCGACTTGCGGCTTTTGCATGTCGGCTTCGCTGAGGCCGGTGGCGTAAAGCATGGCCTGCGACGCCCCTTGCGACTTGGGGCTGGTGATTTGCGAGCTGTACTTGTTCAAGGGCTGCGACATGCGGGAAGTCCTGGTCGAAAGAACGTCGTGCGGTGGTTGTGTTTGAGGCGTTATGTGTTTTGCAATGTTCATTAGCCCCCGGTGAGTCACCGGGGGCCGGTGCTGGTACACGCTACTGGCCCCCGGTCAATGACCGGGGGCATTGCGTGCTGCCGAAGCACCGATCAAACGACATCGGCACGCCAAATTGAAACGACCATGCTACCCCGCAGGGTGCGTAAAATCAAAACCCCTGTGACGGCGGCGGATGACAAACCAAATCGGCGAGTTGACCCACCCGGCAGTGCGTTTCTAAGCTGTGAAGACATCGCTTCGCAGCTCAAGGTTCATTGTTGTATTCGGAGCCGGTTTCGCATGCCCCCACTAGGCGCTCACATGTCGATTGCTGGCGGCCTGGATAACGCCGTCATTGCGGCGCACAAGGCGGGCTGCGAGTGCGTTCAGTTGTTCTCCAAGAACAACAACCAGTGGCGAGCGCGGCCGATCGAGCCGGTCGACGCGGCCGAGTTCATTGGCGCGCTGGCCAAGCTGCGGATTACCCATCCGATCATCCACGACTCGTACCTGATCAATCTGGCCGCGCCGGACAATGCCCTGTGGCAGAAATCGATCGACGCCTTTGCCGACGAGCTGCGGCGGGCCGAGCAATTGGGAGTGCCGTACGTCGTCACCCACCCGGGCGCGTTCACCACCAGCAGCGAGGAAGCCGGGCTAGATCGGATCGTAAAAGCCCTCGACGAGGTCCACGACCAGTTGCCTGAGATTCGCTCGCAATGCCTGCTCGAAAACACGGCCGGGCAGGGCTCGTCGCTCGGCTGGCGGTTCGAGCACCTGGCCTACATCATCGAGCACGTCAAGCAGCCCGAGCGCTTGGGCGTCTGCATCGACACGTGCCACACGTTCGCGGCCGGCTACCCGCTGGAGACGCCGGAAGAATATGCGGCGACGATGAAGCAGTTGGACAAGACGGTCGGCCTGAAACGGGTGAAGGCGTTCCACGTGAACGACAGCTTGAAGCCGTTCGGCTCGCGCGTGGACCGGCACGCCCACATCGGCCACGGCAAGCTGGGGCTCGAACCGTTCCGGCATTTGGTCAACGACCCTCGCTTCGCCCGGGTGCCGATGTACCTGGAAACGGCCAAGGAAAAGACCGACCGGGGCGAGGATTGGGACGTGGTGAACCTGAAAACCCTCCGGTCGCTCGTCGCTTGACGGAGGAAAAGACCAGCCACGACGGCACTACGGCACTACGAAGGAAGAAGACGGGGAGTGGAACCGCAAAGACGCACAGGGCGCAAAGCAGGCAAAAGGTAATTTGAAACGCGGAGGGCGCGGGGGGCCGCAGAGTAGGGATGGTCGCCCTTTATTCTCCGCGATCCCCTGCGTTCTCTGCGATTAATCTCCCCGCATTTCCTTGGCGACCTTTGCGTCTTTGCGGTTCCATCCCTTTCTCATAAGACGCATCCCCGGCAAGGTTCGCCGGTCGGGCAATTTGACCGGTGGGAAACTTTGCTGGCTGGGCTGGATTTCACCCCCGAAATCCCGCCCTAACGGAAAAAACTGGGCAACGCCAATTCGGCCAGTACAATAGAGAGGTTGGCCGCGGTTTGGGGATCGCGGCCGCATCAGGCGTGCCGCCAGGGCTACGCGACAGAGCCACCGGACAGAGCTACCGGAAATGGGCCTCACTTACTTCAAACGCTTTCGGATGGAGATCGACCTCGGCCGGCCGGTGCCGTCGCCGATGTTGCCCGAGGGCTATTGGTTCGTCGGCTGGGATGCGAATCTGCTGACCGCGCACGCCGACGCCAAGTTCAACAGCTTCCGCGCCGAGATCGACTCGAACGTCTTTCCGTGCCTGGGCGATTACGACGGCTGCTTGCGGCTGATGCACGAGATCGCGCATAAAGACGGCTTTCTGCCCGGCGCGACGTGGCTGATCGTCAACCGCAACGAGTCGGGCGAATTGGTCAACTGCGGCACCATTCAAGGCATCCGCGATCGAACCGGCATGGGGGCCGTGCAGAACCTGGGCGTCACGCCCGAGCATCGCGGTCGCGGCGTGGGGAGCATGTTGCTGTTGAAAGCGATCGAAGGCTTCCGCGCGGCCGGTCTGCGCCGCGCGTTCCTGGAAGTCACCGCCCAGAACGAAGGGGCGGTGCGCCTCTACCGCCGCATCGGCTTCTACAAAGCGCGCACCGTCTACAAAGCCGTCGAGCTGATGTCGTACGCGGTTCGGTGAGCACGGGTCGTTTGCTGGCATTTCTGAATAAGACGCATTCGACCACGACGGCACGACGACCACGACGTAAATGCGCAAAGGGGCAGGGGAGAGGAAGTACGCTTAGCCGCAGGGCCATAGGATCTCGTGCCCAAGCCGAACTTTTCGTCATTCGTGCTTCGCCATTCGACCTTTTCCTACGTCGTGTCCGTCGTGCCGTCGTGGTCGATTGCTCCGGGCTTTTAGTCTCTTCTGTCCTCGCCAGTTGCGTAGTTTCTCGCGTCGGGTTACGCTCAACCGCTTGATTGCCCGCGGCACGGACGGATCGGCGGAGGTAGCCTCTTTTGACGCAAGCCATCTATTCGCACACGTTTCCCAACGGATTGGTTCTGGTGGCCGAGCCGATGGACTCGGTCGAGTCGGCCGCCTTCACGCTGCGTGTCCCCTCGGGCTGTGTCTATGAGCCGGCCGAGCGGGGCGGGCTGGCGACCCTGGTCTCGGAACTGGTGATGCGCGGCTGTGGCAATCGCGACAGCCGGGCGCTGGTGACCGCGCTCGACAATCTGGGCGTCGAACGTGGCGAAGGGGTGGCCGATTCACACACCACGTTCAGCGGCGCGACGCTGGCCCGCAATCTGTTTCCGGCACTCGAAATCTACGCCGACATCGTCCGCCGGCCCCATTTTCCGGACGACGAGTTGGAACCCGCCCGGGCGATGGCGCTGCAAGAACTGGCCGCCGTGGCCGACGAGCCGAGCCAGAAGGTAATGCTCGAGCTGCGCAAGCGGTACTACGTCGAGCCGTGGGGCCGACCCAGTCAGGGGACCGAAGCCGGCCTGGAAAGCTCGACGATGGCCGACGTGCGCGCCATGTTCGCGCGCGGCTATCGGCCGAACGGCGCGATCCTGGGCGTGGCCGGTCGGGTCGATTGGCCCCAATTGAAAGCACACGTCGAGAAGTTGTTCGGTGACTGGGCGCGGGCAGCGGCCGACGAGCCCGCCGAGGGGACCGGCGCGCCGATCAACACCCACATGAACTTCGAATCGGGTCAAACCCAGGTCGCGATTGCGTACCCTAGCGTGCCATATCGCGATCCCGACTATTACCAGGCCGCCGGCGCCGTCGGCGTGTTGAGCGGCGGTATGAGCTCGCGGCTGTTCACCGAAGTGCGCGAGAAGCGCGGCCTGTGCTATAGCGTCTATGCCACGCAAACTTCCTTGCGCAACCATGGCAGCGTAGTGGCCTATGCCGGCACGCGGGCCGATCGGGCCCAAGAGACGCTGGACGTCATGCTCGGCGAGCTGCGCCGCTTGGCCAATGGCATTGAGCCGCAAGAACTCGACCGCCTGAAAGCTCGGATCAAAAGCTCGCTGGTCATGCAAGGCGAGTCGAGCGGCGCCCGGGCGTCGTCGATTTCGCGCGACTGGTACTATCTGGGCAAAGCCCGGACGTTGGACGAAGTGGGGCTGCTGGTCGACGCCTTGACTTGCGACAGCATCCACAAGTATCTCGAGGCTCATCCGCCCGAAAAGTTTACGGTCGTCACGCTGGGCCCACGCGCGCTGGAGGTTCATTAATGGAGTTCTTGAAGCACACGCTCCCCAATGGATTGCAAGTCGTGGCCGAGTGCGACGGCCAAGCGCGCTCGACCGCGCTGGGCTTTTTCGTTTCGACCGGCGCGCGCGACGAAGTTGACGCCATCTCGGGCGTGAGTCACTTCCTGGAGCACATGGTCTTCAAGGGAACTCCCACGCGCTCGGCCGAAGACGTGAACCGCGAGTTCGACGCAATGGGGGCGCACTACAACGCGTTTACCAGCGAGGAGAACACGGTCTACTACGCGGCCGTGCTGCCCGAGTATCAGGACGCCAGCGTGGCGCTGCTGGCCGATATCATGCGCCCTAGTTTGCGCGATGAGGATTTCACGACCGAAAAGCAGGTGATCCTCGAAGAGATCAAGATGTACGAGGACCAGCCGCCATTTGGCGCGGATGACCGCGTGCGCGAGATGTTCTATGGCGGCCACCCGCTGGGCCGCAGCGTGTTGGGCACGACGGCCAGCGTGGGTGGCTTGGCCGTCGATCAGATGCGCGATTACTTCCGCCGCCGCTACAGCCCCGGCAACATCGCCCTGGTGGCCAGCGGGCAAGTCGACTTCGCCGCTCTGGTACGCGCGGCCGAGCGTTACTGCGGCGCTTGGCAACCGGTCGAGGCGCCGCGCGCCGTCGCCCGACCGCAAGGGCACCTTGGCCAGCAAACGATGCACAAAGCCACGGCCACGCAGGAATACGTCATTCAATTGGCCAGCGGCCCCGCCGCGACCGACGATGCCCGATTCGCCGCCAAGATATTGGGCTGCATTTTGGGTGACGACAGTGGCAGCCGGCTGTACTGGGAACTGATCGATCCGGGGCGCGCCGAGTCGGTGTCGCTCGGCCATCACGATTATCACGGCGCTGGGCTGTTCATGACCTATATGAGCTGCGCGCCGGAAGCGGTGGCCGAGAACCTACAGACGATCCACGATCTGTATCGACAAGTCGAAAACGAGCCGGTCGCGGCGGCTGAGTTGGAACAAGCCAAGAACAAGATCAACTCGCGCGTGGTGTTGTCGAGCGAGCGCCCTCGCGGCCGGCTGTTCAACGTCGGGGCCAATTGGACCTACCGGCAGGAATACCGGAGCGTGGCTGACGACTTGGCCGTGGTCGACGCGGTGACAATCGAGCAACTGGCCGCCGTCGCGAAACAATACCGACTGACGCAGTGTGCAACACTCTGCGTCGGCCCCCTGGAAAACGTCCCAGCGCCGAAGTAAGGCACGCGTGGCGATCATTGCCGCTCATCGCGCAAACTAAAAAACATTCATTCGAGAGAAACATGCGGCCATTGAGCAAGATCAGTCCCGAGTGGTGGGACTATACGACCCTGGATCGCGGTTTGCTGGACGAGGCGGCGCGGTTGACGGCGGACGATTTGCTCGCCCTGTCGCGGCCTGGCTTTCAGGTGAAGTTCTACGACACTCGCGAAGACTTCTACCTGGCCGAGGCGCTGGAATACATCACCGCTTGGAAGCAAGCGACACCCGAGCGGCCCGCCGGAATCTGTGGTCCCATCGGCCCGACCGAACAGTTGCCGCTGGTGGCGCGACTGGTCAACGAGTTGGAACTCGATCTGCGTCACGCCCACTTTTGGGGCATGGACGAATGGCTGGTCGACGGGCGCGAAGCGTCGATCGACTTCCCGCTCAGCTTTGCCAAAGCCGACATGGACCTGTGCTTCAATCGCATTCGGCCCGAGTTGCGGATGCCGATGAAGAACTTGCACTTTCCGGCCGCTGACCCGACCGAGTATGTGAAGAGTTATCAACAGGCGCGGTGCGTGGTCATGCAAGGGGGGCAGGGGGAAGTCAAGCACTGGGCGTTCAACGACCCGCCGCGCCGCACCGGCAAATGGGTCGATCAACCGCCGCCGCCGGCCGAGTATCGCAAGCTGTCGACGCGGATCGTCGATCTGCACCCGATGACGATCATTCAGAACGCTCGCACCT encodes the following:
- a CDS encoding insulinase family protein translates to MDSVESAAFTLRVPSGCVYEPAERGGLATLVSELVMRGCGNRDSRALVTALDNLGVERGEGVADSHTTFSGATLARNLFPALEIYADIVRRPHFPDDELEPARAMALQELAAVADEPSQKVMLELRKRYYVEPWGRPSQGTEAGLESSTMADVRAMFARGYRPNGAILGVAGRVDWPQLKAHVEKLFGDWARAAADEPAEGTGAPINTHMNFESGQTQVAIAYPSVPYRDPDYYQAAGAVGVLSGGMSSRLFTEVREKRGLCYSVYATQTSLRNHGSVVAYAGTRADRAQETLDVMLGELRRLANGIEPQELDRLKARIKSSLVMQGESSGARASSISRDWYYLGKARTLDEVGLLVDALTCDSIHKYLEAHPPEKFTVVTLGPRALEVH
- a CDS encoding GNAT family N-acetyltransferase; this encodes MGLTYFKRFRMEIDLGRPVPSPMLPEGYWFVGWDANLLTAHADAKFNSFRAEIDSNVFPCLGDYDGCLRLMHEIAHKDGFLPGATWLIVNRNESGELVNCGTIQGIRDRTGMGAVQNLGVTPEHRGRGVGSMLLLKAIEGFRAAGLRRAFLEVTAQNEGAVRLYRRIGFYKARTVYKAVELMSYAVR
- a CDS encoding insulinase family protein, whose amino-acid sequence is MEFLKHTLPNGLQVVAECDGQARSTALGFFVSTGARDEVDAISGVSHFLEHMVFKGTPTRSAEDVNREFDAMGAHYNAFTSEENTVYYAAVLPEYQDASVALLADIMRPSLRDEDFTTEKQVILEEIKMYEDQPPFGADDRVREMFYGGHPLGRSVLGTTASVGGLAVDQMRDYFRRRYSPGNIALVASGQVDFAALVRAAERYCGAWQPVEAPRAVARPQGHLGQQTMHKATATQEYVIQLASGPAATDDARFAAKILGCILGDDSGSRLYWELIDPGRAESVSLGHHDYHGAGLFMTYMSCAPEAVAENLQTIHDLYRQVENEPVAAAELEQAKNKINSRVVLSSERPRGRLFNVGANWTYRQEYRSVADDLAVVDAVTIEQLAAVAKQYRLTQCATLCVGPLENVPAPK
- a CDS encoding deoxyribonuclease IV — translated: MPPLGAHMSIAGGLDNAVIAAHKAGCECVQLFSKNNNQWRARPIEPVDAAEFIGALAKLRITHPIIHDSYLINLAAPDNALWQKSIDAFADELRRAEQLGVPYVVTHPGAFTTSSEEAGLDRIVKALDEVHDQLPEIRSQCLLENTAGQGSSLGWRFEHLAYIIEHVKQPERLGVCIDTCHTFAAGYPLETPEEYAATMKQLDKTVGLKRVKAFHVNDSLKPFGSRVDRHAHIGHGKLGLEPFRHLVNDPRFARVPMYLETAKEKTDRGEDWDVVNLKTLRSLVA
- a CDS encoding glucosamine-6-phosphate isomerase, which produces MRPLSKISPEWWDYTTLDRGLLDEAARLTADDLLALSRPGFQVKFYDTREDFYLAEALEYITAWKQATPERPAGICGPIGPTEQLPLVARLVNELELDLRHAHFWGMDEWLVDGREASIDFPLSFAKADMDLCFNRIRPELRMPMKNLHFPAADPTEYVKSYQQARCVVMQGGQGEVKHWAFNDPPRRTGKWVDQPPPPAEYRKLSTRIVDLHPMTIIQNARTSGGGVVTNVPMQAISVGPAETWLAEKVSIWHYGHHDNPFGIRLTALMISKRLPDSAVPMSLLADHPNVQFHYFRPGIGSCDTEMH
- the ilvD gene encoding dihydroxy-acid dehydratase, giving the protein MSQPLNKYSSQITSPKSQGASQAMLYATGLSEADMQKPQVGIASVWYEGNPCNMHLNKLSEQVKAGVVEAGMVGMRFNTIGVSDGISMGTDGMSYSLPSRDIIADSIETVMHAQWYDGNISIPGCDKNMPGCLIAMGRVNRPSLMVYGGTIRAGHGATGEALDIVSAFQCYGEYIAGRIDETRRADVVRHACPGAGACGGMYTANTMASAIEAMGMALPYSASIPAEDPGKLDECLRAGRAIRTLLERDIKPRDIMTRAAFENAMVVVMALGGSTNAVLHLIAMARAVEVPLAIDDFATVSKRIPYLADLKPSGRWVQEDLHSIGGTPAVMKYLLEKGLLNGDCLTCTGKTLGENLGSLPGLKQGQTIVRPLENPIKPTGHIQILRGNLAPEGAVAKITGKEGSKFSGPAKVYDAEEDMLHALERKEINKGDVVIIRYEGPKGGPGMPEMLTPTSAIMGAGLGSDVALLTDGRFSGGSHGFIVGHITPEAQEGGPVALVKNGDQVTIDAESNSIAFDISDAELAARRKAWKAPPYKASRGVLYKYIQRVKSASLGCVTDE